From Camelus bactrianus isolate YW-2024 breed Bactrian camel chromosome 16, ASM4877302v1, whole genome shotgun sequence, the proteins below share one genomic window:
- the CA4 gene encoding carbonic anhydrase 4: MRLLLALLALAAARPWARAASHWCYQNQVKPSNWTCLGPDLWGDSCQMDQQSPINIATAKTEVDLNLRPFSFSGYDKKQKWTVQNNGHTVMVLLGDEATIAEGGLAARYRAKQLHLHWSEVLDWGSEHSLDGDRFAMEMHIVHEKEKGTSRNAKAQDSKDEIAVLAFMVEAGARNENFQPLVDVLSNISRPNTNTTMRNSISLLDLLPKQEKLRRYFRYLGSLTTPGCDETVVWTVFQEPIQLHKDQILAFSNKLYYDNNQKMTDNIRPLQPRGQRVVYRSQAPGRLLPWSLPTLLAPTLTCLTAGFLR; this comes from the exons ATGCGGCTGCTGCTGGCGCTCCTGGCCCTCGCCGCCGCCCGGCCCTGGGCCCGCGCAG caTCACACTGGTGCTACCAGAATCAAGTCAAGCCCTCCAACTGGACCTGCTTGG GGCCAGACCTGTGGGGCGATAGCTGTCAGATGGACCAACAGTCCCCTATCAACATCGCCACTGCCAAGACAGAGGTGGACCTAAACCTGAGGCCCTTCTCCTTCTCTGGCTATGACAAGAAGCAAAAGTGGACTGTCCAAAACAATGGGCACACAG TGATGGTGTTGCTGGGGGACGAGGCCACAATTGCTGAAGGAGGACTGGCCGCCCGGTACCGGGCGAAGCAGCTGCACCTGCACTGGTCCGAGGTGCTGGATTGGGGCTCAGAGCACAGCTTGGATGGGGATCGATTTGCCATGGAG ATGCACATAGTGCATGAGAAGGAGAAGGGGACATCAAGGAATGCGAAAGCCCAGGACTCCAAAGATGAAATTGCAGTGCTGGCCTTCATGGTGGAG GCCGGAGCCAGGAATGAGAACTTCCAACCCCTGGTGGACGTGCTGTCCAACATCTCCAGACCTA ATACCAACACCACGATGAGAAACAGCATCAGTCTCCTAGACCTGCTCCCCAAACAGGAGAAACTGAGGCGGTACTTCCGCTACCTGGGCTCGCTCACCACGCCCGGCTGTGACGAGACGGTGGTCTGGACAGTGTTCCAGGAGCCCATCCAGCTCCACAAGGACCAG ATCCTTGCATTCTCCAACAAGCTGTATTATGACAACAATCAGAAAATGACCGACAACATCAGGCCCCTGCAGCCCCGGGGGCAGCGCGTGGTTTACAGGTCCCAGGCCCCCGGGCGGCTGCTGCCCTGGTCGCTGCCCACCCTGCTGGCCCCCACGCTCACCTGCCTGACGGCGGGCTTCCTCCGATGA